The proteins below are encoded in one region of Lactuca sativa cultivar Salinas chromosome 3, Lsat_Salinas_v11, whole genome shotgun sequence:
- the LOC128132843 gene encoding uncharacterized protein LOC128132843 produces MASSSTTSISKPIYRTKCDCGDQLQYLVSRTDKNPGRKFKACPNYKGTKKGCKYFKWLDTEDMEFYANEREPYNEIVASGVLQVIKLLKFVLVMLVVIGVILLIGIVF; encoded by the exons ATGGCTTCGTCTTCAACAACTTCTATCAGCAAACCGATTTATCGCACTAAGTGTGATTGTGGTGATCAACTACAATACTTAGTTTCAAGAACTGATAAAAACCCAGGAAGAAAGTTCAAGGCATGCCCTAACTATAAG GGTACCAAAAAAGGGTGTAAATATTTCAAGTGGCTTGACACGGAAGACATGGAGTTTTATGCTAATGAAAGGGAGCCCTATAACGAAATTGTTGCTAGTGGTGTTCTGCAGGTGATCAAGTTGTTGAAGTTTGTGTTGGTGATGTTGGTGGTTATTGGAGTAATTTTGTTAATTGGCATTGTATTTTAA